The proteins below come from a single Streptomyces sp. B3I8 genomic window:
- a CDS encoding fumarate reductase/succinate dehydrogenase flavoprotein subunit, protein MSSNTPTPSTSATGRAGRTGYLDYTTGEPVADTKAPAGPVNERWDTRRFEAKLVNPANRRGKTVIVVGTGLAGGSAGATLAEQGYHVVQFCYQDSPRRAHSIAAQGGINAAKNYRNDGDSVHRLFYDTVKGGDFRSRESNVHRLAQISVEIIDQCVAQGVPFAREYGGLLDTRSFGGVQVSRTFYARGQTGQQLLLGAYQALSRQIAAGNIEMHPRTEMLDLVVVDGKARGIVARDLVTGAISTYFADAVVLASGGYGNVFYLSTNAMNSNATAIWRAHRRGAYFANPCFTQIHPTCIPRTGDHQSKLTLMSESLRNDGRIWVPRAKGDTRPPGEIPEDERDYYLERIYPSFGNLVPRDIASRAAKNVCDEGRGVGPGGQGVYLDFADAIERMGRGAVEAKYGNLFDMYQRITDEDPYRVPMRIYPAVHYTMGGLWVDYDLQTTIPGLFAVGEANFSDHGANRLGASALMQGLADGYFVLPATINDYLARNPHAEPVTADHPVVQEVLAETEDRLNLLLAVDGDRTPDSFHRELGELMWEFCGMARTDEGLRKALDRIPAIREEFWRRIKVPGTGEEFNQSLEKANRVVDYLELAELMCLDALHRAESCGGHFREESQTPDGEAERRDEEFSYAAAWEFTGTGEAPALHKEDLVFEYVHPTQRSYA, encoded by the coding sequence ATCTCGTCGAACACCCCGACCCCCTCGACCTCCGCCACCGGCCGTGCCGGCCGCACCGGCTACCTCGACTACACCACCGGCGAGCCCGTCGCCGACACCAAGGCGCCGGCCGGACCGGTCAACGAGCGCTGGGACACCCGCCGTTTCGAGGCGAAGCTGGTCAACCCCGCCAACCGGCGCGGCAAGACCGTCATCGTCGTCGGCACCGGACTGGCCGGCGGCAGCGCCGGTGCCACGCTCGCCGAACAGGGCTACCACGTCGTCCAGTTCTGCTACCAGGACTCCCCGCGCCGCGCCCACTCCATCGCCGCGCAGGGCGGCATCAACGCCGCGAAGAACTACCGCAACGACGGCGACTCCGTCCACCGTCTGTTCTACGACACCGTCAAGGGCGGCGACTTCCGCTCCCGCGAGTCCAATGTGCACCGCCTCGCGCAGATCTCCGTAGAGATCATCGACCAGTGCGTCGCCCAGGGCGTGCCGTTCGCCCGCGAGTACGGCGGACTGCTCGACACCCGCTCCTTCGGCGGCGTCCAGGTCTCCCGCACGTTCTACGCCCGCGGCCAGACGGGACAGCAGCTCCTCCTCGGCGCCTACCAGGCGCTGTCCCGGCAGATCGCCGCCGGGAACATCGAGATGCACCCGCGCACCGAGATGCTCGACCTCGTCGTCGTCGACGGGAAGGCGCGCGGGATCGTCGCCCGCGACCTGGTCACCGGTGCGATCTCCACCTACTTCGCGGACGCCGTCGTCCTCGCCTCCGGCGGCTACGGCAACGTCTTCTACCTGTCGACCAACGCGATGAACTCCAACGCGACCGCGATCTGGCGGGCGCACCGGCGGGGTGCCTACTTCGCCAACCCCTGCTTCACCCAGATCCACCCCACCTGCATCCCGCGCACCGGCGACCACCAGTCCAAGCTGACCCTGATGAGCGAGTCGCTGCGCAACGACGGCCGCATCTGGGTACCGAGGGCGAAGGGTGACACCCGCCCGCCGGGCGAGATCCCCGAGGACGAGCGCGACTACTACCTGGAGCGGATCTACCCCTCCTTCGGCAACCTCGTCCCCCGTGACATCGCCTCCCGCGCCGCGAAGAACGTGTGCGACGAGGGCAGGGGGGTGGGCCCCGGCGGCCAGGGCGTGTACCTGGACTTCGCCGACGCGATCGAGCGGATGGGCCGGGGGGCCGTCGAGGCCAAGTACGGCAACCTCTTCGACATGTACCAGCGGATCACCGACGAGGACCCGTACCGGGTGCCGATGCGGATCTACCCCGCCGTGCACTACACGATGGGCGGACTGTGGGTCGACTACGACCTCCAGACCACGATCCCGGGCCTGTTCGCGGTCGGCGAGGCCAACTTCTCCGACCACGGCGCCAACCGGCTGGGCGCCTCCGCGCTGATGCAGGGCCTGGCCGACGGCTACTTCGTGCTGCCGGCCACCATCAACGACTACCTCGCCCGCAACCCGCACGCGGAGCCGGTCACCGCCGACCACCCGGTGGTGCAGGAGGTGCTCGCGGAGACCGAGGACCGGCTCAACCTGCTCCTCGCCGTCGACGGCGACCGCACCCCCGACTCCTTCCACCGCGAACTCGGCGAACTCATGTGGGAGTTCTGCGGCATGGCCCGCACCGACGAGGGCCTGCGCAAGGCGCTCGACCGGATCCCCGCGATCCGCGAGGAGTTCTGGCGGCGCATCAAGGTCCCCGGCACCGGCGAGGAGTTCAACCAGTCGCTGGAGAAGGCCAACCGCGTCGTCGACTACCTGGAACTCGCCGAGCTGATGTGCCTCGACGCACTGCACCGCGCCGAGTCCTGCGGCGGCCACTTCCGCGAGGAGTCCCAGACCCCCGACGGCGAGGCCGAGCGCCGCGACGAGGAGTTCTCCTACGCCGCCGCCTGGGAGTTCACCGGCACCGGCGAAGCCCCCGCCCTGCACAAGGAAGACCTGGTCTTCGAGTACGTCCACCCCACCCAGCGGAGCTACGCATGA
- a CDS encoding succinate dehydrogenase/fumarate reductase iron-sulfur subunit: protein MRLTLRVWRQKNADADGAMSTYEVDGISSDMSFLEMLDTLNEELILKGEDPVAFDHDCREGICGACSLVINGDAHGPERTTTCQLHMRAFQDGDTIDIEPWRAAAFPVVKDLVVDRSAFDRIIQAGGYVTAPTGSAPEAHATPVPKADADFAFEHAECIGCGACVAACPNGAAMLFTSAKINHLNVLPQGAPERETRVLDMVAQMDDEGFGGCTLAGECATACPKGIPLMSITSMNKEWLRATRKAGKR from the coding sequence ATGAGGCTCACCCTGCGCGTCTGGCGGCAGAAGAACGCCGACGCCGACGGCGCCATGTCCACGTACGAGGTGGACGGCATCTCCTCCGACATGTCCTTCCTGGAGATGCTCGACACCCTCAACGAGGAACTCATCCTCAAGGGCGAGGACCCCGTCGCCTTCGACCACGACTGCCGCGAGGGCATCTGCGGAGCCTGCTCGCTCGTCATCAACGGCGACGCGCACGGCCCCGAGCGCACCACCACCTGCCAGCTCCACATGCGGGCCTTCCAGGACGGGGACACCATCGACATCGAGCCGTGGCGCGCCGCCGCGTTCCCGGTCGTGAAGGACCTCGTCGTCGACCGCTCCGCGTTCGACCGGATCATCCAGGCCGGCGGCTATGTCACCGCGCCCACCGGCTCCGCCCCGGAGGCCCACGCCACGCCGGTGCCCAAGGCCGACGCGGACTTCGCCTTCGAGCACGCCGAGTGCATCGGCTGCGGCGCGTGCGTGGCCGCCTGCCCGAACGGCGCGGCCATGCTGTTCACCTCCGCGAAGATCAACCACCTGAACGTGCTGCCGCAGGGCGCCCCCGAGCGGGAGACCCGGGTGCTCGACATGGTGGCGCAGATGGACGACGAGGGCTTCGGCGGCTGCACCCTGGCCGGCGAGTGCGCGACCGCGTGCCCGAAGGGCATCCCGCTGATGTCGATCACCAGCATGAACAAGGAGTGGCTGCGGGCGACCCGCAAGGCCGGGAAGCGGTAG